ACGACAACCAGGCCTGGTCCAGCCAGATATTTTTCTTGCCCAGGCCGCCACCGAGGGTTTGCGTGGTCGACACGGGGCTGTCGTCGTTGCCGCTGGCCAGGCGGATACCCGCTTGCGTGTTGTCGGAAAGGTCGGCCAGGATGCCCAGGCGGGCACGCGCGCGCAGCAAGTGCTTGCGGTCTTCGCGCGTGTTCAGCAGCGCCGGCAGGGCCAGGTTGGTGTTCGCATTGACGTCGTAGCCGCTGCCGCTGTTGAGCGAGCGCCAGTCGATCTCGATATTGCTGTTGGCCATGTCGTAATAGCGCGATTCGTAGCGCGCGCGCACATCGCCTTCCAGACGGATGCGCTTGGTCCAGGCCGGCGTTTCATTCGGCGCCGCCCAGCCGCCCGCCTTGGCTTCGGCCAGCACTTGCCCCTTGATCTCGTCGCGGATCTGCTCGCGCACGGTGTGCGACAGATACGGCACGCGCACGTCGCCCGGCTGTACCTGCGCCAGGGCCGCCGGCGCGGCGGCCGGACGGGCTTGCGCTTCGCTCTGCGCTTGCGCCAGCAGCGCCTCGCCGGCATCCTTGTTGAGGGCGCCGCTCTGGATCAGGCCGCGGATCAGTTTGACCATGGTGCTGTCCGCCGGTGCTTGCGCTTGTGCTTGCACGGCGCCTGCCGCCACGCTCAGGGCCAGGGCAGCGAGCGCCAGCGGAAGGCGGCGCAGACGCTGTGGGGAGGTAAATAAGGAATTCATCGCTTCTTTCGGTAAATGAGGAATTAGTTCATGCGCTTACGGGCGCCGACCTTTAATGGAAACGCGGGCCGGGAACCGCAGGGATGCCGGTGGCCGCTCGTCGGCGCGGAAATCGCGCACCATGGCCAGCACTTGCTCATCGGTCTGCGCATTGCCCGTGCCTTGCACCAGCTGCACCTTCGTCGTCTTGCCTTCCGCATCGAGCCACAGGTCGACGCGGATATCGCTAAACGCCAGCTGGCGCGTGCGCGGGTCGCGGGCGAACGCCATCTGCAGGGCATTGGCCACATAGCGGCCATACGATCCCGCGCCGAGTCCGCCGCCACCGCCGCCGCCCGTCATGCCGCCGCCGCGCCCGGCCTGGATGCCGAAGGCGTCGCTGCCGGCCTGCGCCGCACCATCGATGGTGACGGGGTCGCCCTTGTCCGGCGACGGGCTTTCCGGCGCGTCATCCATGGGCTTGTCGGCCGGCGTCGGTTCCGGTTCCGACACTTCCGGCACCACCTTGTCGGGCGTCGGTTCCGGCAGTTTTTCCGGTTCCGGCGGCGGCGGTGGTGGCGGCGGCAGCATCAGCATCGGCGGGGCCGCCACTTCGCGCTTGGTGGCGGCCGTGTCGGACAGCAAATACCAGACCAGCGCGGCCAGACCAGCGGCCAGCAGCGCGCCGCCAGCCACGCCGCCCCAGCGGCGCCACCACTGCGCCGCGCCCGACGCTTCCGGGGCGGCCATCTTCATCATATCGTCACGCTTCACCTTGCGCTCCTCATGCCGGCTTGCCGGTCACCAGGCCCACCTGGTTCAGGTCGATCCGGCGCAGCAAGTCGAGCACTTCGACCACTTTCGCGTATTGCACGGCAGCATCGCCACGCACGATCACGGGAAAGTCGGGCGTCAGGGCCTTTTCCGTGCGCAAGCGCTCTTCCAGCTCGGGCAGGGTGACGGGATAGGCATCGAGAAAGACCTGGCCCGCGTTGTCGATGGTGATGGCCTTGGTCTTCGGTTTTTCCAGCGCCATGGCCGAACTGGCCTTGGGCAGGTCGACCTTGATGCCGGGAATGCTGGCGTTGCTGGTCAGAATAAAAATCACCAGCACCACCAGCAGCACGTCGACGAAGGGCGTGATGTTGATGCCGCCGCTACGCTTGCGGGGGGTAAACTTGGCGGAGGTGGCCATGGTTATGTGCCCCTCACGCCTGTTGCAGCACGGGACGCATCTGGCGTCCGTCGCCCTGCTCTTCCGCCAGGCGCGTGGCGAATTCATCGACGAAGACGGCCATATCGGCGACGATGGCGTCCGAACGCGAAGACAGCCAGTTGTAGCCGAACAGCGCGGGAATCGCCACGCCCAGGCCGGCAGCCGTACACAGCAATGCTGCCGCCATGCCCGGCGCCACCGAGTTGATGTCCACGGCACCAGCCATGGCCGCCACGACGAACACCAGCATGATGCCGATCACGGTGCCGAACAGGCCGACGTAGGGCGCGCCTTCGATGGTGGTCGAGAGCCAGATCATGCGTTTGGACATGCGTTCGCTTTCGCGCACCATCACGCCATCCATGGCGGCGCGGATGGCGCCGATCGTCGCGTTCGAGACGGCGTTCAGGTCGTAGCCGCGGTCGTGGCGGCGGCGCATCTCGTCGATGGCCACGTCATACAAACGCCACAGCGAGGAATCGGTCTTCACGGAAGGGCTCAGCTTGCCGTTGCGCGCCAGGTGGTCGAGCGGCGCGCCGGCCGCTTCGTGGAAGGACTGCATGAATTGCGCATTCGCGCGCGCGATGGCGCCATAGCTGCGGCCCTTGCCGATCATGATGATCCACGACAAGACCATCATCAAGCCCAGCAGACCCACGACGATCCAGGCGTCGAGCGGCATGGCGGCGATGATGAAGCCGAAATGGCTTTTGCCCGCTTGCTGTTCATCGGCGCCAAACACGGCCAGGCGCGATTCGGAACCTTGCGAGACGGCGTCGGCCAGCAGCAGCGCATCGGGACGGGCCGTGCGCGACAGGCGCAGCTCGTCGATGGCGCCCGTGAAGTTGGCCAGCGTGGCGGCGCCGGAAGCGACCGGCGGCGCATCGGCGCCCACCGAGGCGGCCGTGGCGAACGCCGGCAGGGCCGTGGCCAGCGAGACGGCCGGACGGCCGCCCACGTACAGGGCCACGTTGGCTTTATCGGCTTTCACCGCCAGGTGCGACCATTGCGCCGCCTGGATCGGCTGGCCCGGCTTGCTGCGCTGGCCATTCACCTGCACGAAGGGCACGCCCTGGTCGATTCCGATCAGCAATTCATTGGCGCCATCGCGGCGCGCATACAGCACTTGCTGCGCGCCCAGGCTGTCCGGGCGCACCCAGGCCGAGAAGGTGAATGGCGCGCCGGCGGCCAGCGCCAGCGAAGGCGAGGCGGGCAGCATCAGCGGCGCGCTGCCCAGGCGGGCGCCGGCGCCGATGACGGAACCGTCCAGCGACGGCACGGCCGTCTGGGCGTGGTTGCCGTAGGCGGTGCTGTCGCGCGAGGGCACGCCAGGCTCGGTGAAGTGGTACACCAGGCTGTAGTCGGGATCGAACGTGCGCTGGCCATTGCCGGACGCGGGCGCCTTCGGATTGCCGTAGTACATCCACAGCTGCTGCGGCGTGCCGGCCGTCAGGGCCGGTACGTCGACCCAGATCAGGGCGATGCCCAGGAGCGGGTTGAACTGTTCGATCTGGTGGTTCAGCACCGTTTTATCGTCGCCCGCCACGAAGCGCAGGTCGGCGCCGTTGTCGCTGACGCCTTCGAAATTGAAATTACCCGAATGCAAGCGCAGCAGCACGGGAATGCGGCCGGGATCGCCGCCCACGGCGCCGGCCTTCGGGCCCGCGTCGACGGTGACGGGTTTGCGGTAAGCCCAGTCGGGCTGCCACCAGGCATGCGCCAGGCCGGGAACGAGCGTGCCCAGGATCGTGAGCAGGAATAATAAACGTTGCATGACAGTGATTCTCCGAATTAAAGTCTAAAAAAGTGCAGTGCTGGTGAGCTGGCCCGTCAGTAGCTGGCCGACAGGTTGAAATTAATGCGGCGCACGTGTTTGTGCGTGCGCGGGCCATCGCGCAGCGGATACGCAAAGTCGATGCGGCCATTCAGGTAGCGCAGGAACTGAAAGCTGCTGCCCACGCCCACCGAGGCCAGGCCGAACAGGTCTTTCTGTTCCACCAACGGGTCGCGCAGGCGCAGGCGCGCGCCATCGGCAAACGCGTACAAACGCCAGTTTTCCAGGCGGCTGAAATACGTCAGCTGGGGCGTGCGCCATTCGACCGTGCCGGACACGCCGTAGTCGCCCGTCGCTTCGGCCGACAGATAGCCGCGCACGGAATTGGCGCCGCCGGCGGCCATCTGCTCGCCCGACACCAGCGCCGCGTCGGCCAGTTGGCCGGCCAGCTTGCCGTACAGCTGCGCGCCGCTGCCCAGGGTGGTGGTGGCGTTGGCGTCGCCTTTCAGGACGAGGAAGCTGGGCGAGGCCTTGTAGCGCTTGTTGTCGTAGGCGGCGCTGTCGCTGCCATA
Above is a genomic segment from Janthinobacterium sp. 64 containing:
- a CDS encoding energy transducer TonB family protein, coding for MKRDDMMKMAAPEASGAAQWWRRWGGVAGGALLAAGLAALVWYLLSDTAATKREVAAPPMLMLPPPPPPPPEPEKLPEPTPDKVVPEVSEPEPTPADKPMDDAPESPSPDKGDPVTIDGAAQAGSDAFGIQAGRGGGMTGGGGGGGLGAGSYGRYVANALQMAFARDPRTRQLAFSDIRVDLWLDAEGKTTKVQLVQGTGNAQTDEQVLAMVRDFRADERPPASLRFPARVSIKGRRP
- a CDS encoding ExbD/TolR family protein; this translates as MATSAKFTPRKRSGGINITPFVDVLLVVLVIFILTSNASIPGIKVDLPKASSAMALEKPKTKAITIDNAGQVFLDAYPVTLPELEERLRTEKALTPDFPVIVRGDAAVQYAKVVEVLDLLRRIDLNQVGLVTGKPA
- a CDS encoding DUF2341 domain-containing protein, producing the protein MQRLLFLLTILGTLVPGLAHAWWQPDWAYRKPVTVDAGPKAGAVGGDPGRIPVLLRLHSGNFNFEGVSDNGADLRFVAGDDKTVLNHQIEQFNPLLGIALIWVDVPALTAGTPQQLWMYYGNPKAPASGNGQRTFDPDYSLVYHFTEPGVPSRDSTAYGNHAQTAVPSLDGSVIGAGARLGSAPLMLPASPSLALAAGAPFTFSAWVRPDSLGAQQVLYARRDGANELLIGIDQGVPFVQVNGQRSKPGQPIQAAQWSHLAVKADKANVALYVGGRPAVSLATALPAFATAASVGADAPPVASGAATLANFTGAIDELRLSRTARPDALLLADAVSQGSESRLAVFGADEQQAGKSHFGFIIAAMPLDAWIVVGLLGLMMVLSWIIMIGKGRSYGAIARANAQFMQSFHEAAGAPLDHLARNGKLSPSVKTDSSLWRLYDVAIDEMRRRHDRGYDLNAVSNATIGAIRAAMDGVMVRESERMSKRMIWLSTTIEGAPYVGLFGTVIGIMLVFVVAAMAGAVDINSVAPGMAAALLCTAAGLGVAIPALFGYNWLSSRSDAIVADMAVFVDEFATRLAEEQGDGRQMRPVLQQA